Proteins from a single region of Apium graveolens cultivar Ventura chromosome 7, ASM990537v1, whole genome shotgun sequence:
- the LOC141673904 gene encoding uncharacterized protein LOC141673904 yields MDSGATRSFIAESVIARLKCVAYPLEPNLIREAANQERVTAKRICPICDRIIEGRHFSTDLIIFKLREFDVLLWMDWFSNHYVQIEYRSNKVKLETKDGIEVIFKGKKQEEKFLMAIQMKRLLRHGCEAYLVHMKDVKKESFRIEDIPVVKYFPDKFPDELPGLPPDREVEFMIYLAPGTKSISKAPYQMAPVEIKELAT; encoded by the coding sequence atggattctggagcaactagatccttTATTGCTGAAAGTGTTATTGCTAGATTAAAGTGTGTTGCATACCCTCTCGAACCTAATTTGATTAGAGAAGCAGCGAATCAAGAAAGAGTTACTGCCAAGAGAATCTGTCCCATTTGCGATAGGATTATAGAAGGTCGACACTTTTCCACTGACTTAATTATTTTCAAGTTAAGAGAATTCGACGTTCTATTATGGATGGATTGGTTTTCAAACCACTATGTGCAAATCGAATATAGAAGTAATAAAGTGAAATTAGAGACCAAGGATGGTattgaagtgatattcaaaggaaagaagcAAGAGGAGAAGTTTCTAATGGCTATCCAAATGAAGAGACTGCTACGACATGGGTGTGAAGCGTATTTAGTACATATGAAGGATGTAAAAAAGGAGTCCTTtaggattgaagatattccagtagttaaatATTTTCCCGATAagtttccagatgaattacctggactacctccagatcgagagGTCGAGTTTATGATttatttggctcctggaacgaaatcaatatcgaaagctccctatcaaATGGCGCCTGTCGAGATAAAAGAGTTAGCGACGTAG